Genomic segment of Yoonia sp. R2331:
AATGTCCAAATCCAACTTCTCGCGCCGTGGCGTACTGAAGACCGGGGCGGTCACCGCCGGCGGTCTGATGCTGCCCACCTATCTGCGCGCTGATGCCCATTCGGGCTTTACCAATGCGCCAACCGGCGACACCGTGAAAATCGGTTTCAACGTACCGCAAACCGGCCCCTACGCCGAAGAGGGCCTTGACGAATTGCGCGCGCAGGAACTCGCTGTTGAGCACCTCAACGGTATGGGTGACGGCGGCATGCTGAACACGTTCTCTGAAAAGAACCTCGACGGCACAGGCATCCTTGGCAAAAAGGTCGAGTTCGTCACAGGCGACACGCAGACAAAATCCGACGTGGCCCGTGCATCCGCACAGTCGATGATCCAGAAAGACGGCGTCATCATGGTCAACGGTGGCTCTTCGTCCGGTGTGGCGATTGCTGTGCAGGGCCTCTGCCAAGAGGCTGGCATCATCTTCATGGCCGGTCTGACCCACTCCAATGACACGACCGGTAAAGATAAGAAAGCCAATGGCTTCCGTCACTTCTTTAACGGCTACATGTCGGGGGCGGCTCTGGGTCCGGTGCTCGAAAACGAGTACGGCAACGAGCGTCGCGCTTATCACCTGACCGCTGACTACACATGGGGCTGGACACAGCAGGAATCCATGCAGGCGTCGACCGAGGCGATCGGCTGGGAAACTGTCCAGAACGTGCTGACACCTGTTGGTGCGGGCGACTTTGCGTCCTACCTGACACCCGTCATCAACTCTGGTGCCGATACACTCGTCCTGAACCACTACGGTGGGGACATGGTGAACTCGCTGACGCAGGCCGTCACGCAGTTCGGCCTCAAGGACAAGCAGGTCAACGGCAAAGACTTCAAGATCATCGTTCCACTCTACTCGGAACTGATGGCCGCTGGTGCGGGCTCCAACATCGAAGGCGTCTTCGGCTCGATGAACTGGAACTGGCAGCTGCAGGATGCAGGCACCGCCGCATTCGTGAAGTCGTTCGGCGAAAAGTATGGCTTCCCGCCATCCGGTTCGGCGCACACCTGCTATGTACAGACGCTGCTTTATGCAGATGCCGTGACACGTGCAGGTACCTTCAACCCATGTGGCGTTGTCGAAGCGCTCGAAGACTTCGACTTCGACGGCATGGGCAACGGTCCAACCACATACCGTGGCGCGGATCACCAGTGCTTCAAAGACGTGCTGGTTATGAAGGGCACCGAAAACCCGACCAACCAGTACGACACACTGGAGATCGTCGAGGTCACACCACGTGCACAGGTCGAGTACGACCCCGACCACCCCATGTTCGCCGGTGGCGACCTGGGAGAGTGCAACCCCGGCGCTTAAGCGCAGCGGTTTGAAATCCGGACAGGCGCCTCGCGCCTGTCCAACCCCACCCCGGCGTTGATCCGGGACCTGACAAGAACCCAATCGCGCCCCAGGGGGCAGGAGCGGTCAAATGGACGCACTCATCCTTCAACTACTCAATGGCATGGACAAAGGGGCGGCCTATGCGCTGATCGCCTTGGGCCTGACACTTATCTTCGGAACGCTGGGTGTGGTGAACTTCGCCCACGGCGCGCTTTTCATGATCGGCGCGTTCTGCGCCGTTACCATGCAACGCATCCTCAGCCTGTCTTCGACTATCGTAGATGAAACGCAGAAGGATTTTCTGGGCAACCCGCTCAAGGTTGAGGTCCCATATGTCCAAAGCTGGTTCGGAGAGGCGACAGGTGCAGCGATCCAAGACTGGGCCGTGCCAATCTCGATCCTGCTTGTCATTCCTGTGATGTTGCTGGTGGCCTGGGTGATGGAGCGCGGGTTGATCAAGCACTTCTACAAGCGCCCCCATGCCGACCAGATCCTTGTGACATTCGGTCTGGCCATTGTGATTGGTGAAATTATCAAGGCTTTCTATGGCGCAAACCCGATCCAGACCCCCTCGCCCGCGGCGCTGACCGGCTCTGTCGATCTGGGTGTCGCAATTGGATTTGAACCCAACACGATCATCTATTCGGTCTGGCGGATCGTCTATTTCTTCTTTGCAGCCCTGATTATCGCGGGTGTCTTCGCCTTCCTGCAATTCACCACATTCGGGATGGTCGTGCGTGCAGGCATGGCTGACCGTGAAACGGTGGGCATGCTGGGGATCGACATCGACAAACGCTTTACCGTGATGTTTGGCATTGCTGCCTGCGTCGCCGGCCTCGCTGGTATGATGTACGCGCCGATCCTCTCACCCCACTACAACCTTGGCATGGACTTCCTTGTGCTCAGCTTCGTTGTGGTCGTTGTCGGCGGCATGGGCTCTTTGCCTGGCGCCGTTCTGGCCGGGTTCGTGTTGGGCATCGTGCAAAGCCTGTCGTCCATGAATGAGGTCAAGGCGATCATCCCCGGCATCGACCAAATCATCATCTATCTCGTTGCAATCATCATCTTGCTGACCAGGCCGCGCGGGCTGATGGGTCGCAAGGGTGTGATGGAGGAATAAGAACATGCTTGGCCTCAACTCCCGCGATTTCCGCCTCTTCCTGATCGTTTGCGCATTATGCCTCTTCGCACCGATCCTGCTGAACCCCTTCCCCGTCGCCAGTTCGCTGGGCGAAAGCTTTAATGCAGGCTATCCGGCCCTGATGCAGCGCTTCGTGATCTTTGGGCTGCTGGTGATTGGCTTCAACATCCTCTTTGGCCTGACAGGCTACCTGTCCTTTGGCCACGCAGCCTTTCTGGGTGTCGGTTCGTTTGCCGCCGTCTGGATGTTCAAGCTGCTCAGCTACAACGTGGTGCCTGCGATCATCCTCTCTGTGATCGTCGCCGGGCTCTTCTCGGTGGTGATCGGCTATGTGGCTCTGCGCCGCTCTGGCATCTACTTTTCGATCCTGACGCTGGCATTTGCGCAGATGATGTATTCGATCGCGTTTTCCGATCTGGTCGGCAAACTCTTCGGCACCATCATCACGAACGGCGAAACCGGCCTTCAGGTCTATAACGATGACCCGCAAATCCTGATGAGCGAGGGATCACCGACGGTGCCGCATCTTTTCGGTCTTGAGATGAACGCGGCATTTACATGGGAGGTCGGCGGCTGGGAGTTTGTGTTCCAGAACGGCTATTACCTTTCTGCGATCTTCATGATCCTGGGCTTTTACTTGTCGATCCGCATCTTCCGTTCGCCCTTTGGCATGATGTTGCGTGCGATCAAATCAAACCAGACCCGGATGAGCTATACTGGCCTCGACACGAAACCCTATATGCTGGCAGCCTTCGTGATCTCTGGCATGTACGCTGGTCTGGCCGGTGGCCTCTTGGCAGCGATGGACCCGCTTACGGGGGCAGAGCGGATGTTCTGGACCGCATCGGGCGAGATTGTGGTCATGGCCATCCTCGGTGGCGTCGGCACACTTGTGGGGCCAGTGCTGGGTGCGGGTGTGATCAAGTATCTGGAAAACATCGTTTCTAAGATCAACGACACGATCCTGCACAACTGGTTCGCTTTTATGCCCGACTGGCTTGATAACCTGCTGGTCACCATCATCCATCCCTTCATCGGCAAAGGCTGGCATTTGACGCTTGGGGTGCTCTTCATGGCGGTTGTCATCTTCCTGCCCGGTGGCTTGATGCAATTGGGAGAGAAAATTGCCGCCCTCTTCGGCCGCAAAAAGAAATCCGACGACGCCAAGTCCGGCGCCACCAAACCTGCCGAATAGGAGAGCGACCAATGGGTATCCTTGAAGTCAAAGGCATCAACAAGCGCTTCGGCGGTTTGCAGGCACTGGGCGACGTCAATCTGTCAGTGACGGAAAACACAGTGCACGCGATTATCGGGCCCAATGGGGCTGGCAAATCGACGCTGCTGAATGTGTTGGTCGGCAAGCTAATCCCAGACAGCGGATCCGTGATGTTTGACGGGCAATCCGTACTGGGCCGGAAACCGCATGAGATCAACCAGATGGGTATTTCTCGGGTGTTCCAGACACCAGAGATCTTTGCCGACCTCAGCGTGTTTGAAAATGTCATGATCCCCTGCTTTGCCAAGCGTGACGGGGCCTTTCGGATGCACGCCATCGAAAGCACCCACCACGAAAAGGACATCGCCGAACAGGCCATGGCCATTCTCGAAGACGTCAACATGGCCGACAAACGCGATATGATCGCCTCGTCCATGTCGCGCGGCGACAAGCGCCGGCTTGAAATGGCGATGTGCCTCGTGCAGGACCCGCGCCTGCTGCTGCTGGACGAACCCACCGCAGGCATGGCGCGGGCCGACACCGAAAACACCATCCAGCTGTTAAAGGACATCCGCACCAAACGCGGCATCACAATGGCGATCATTGAACACGACATGAATGTGGTGTTCAGCTTGGCCGAACGGATCACCGTACTGGCCCAAGGAACGCCACTGGTCGAAGATGTGCCCGAGAAGATCAAAGGCCATCCGAAAGTCCGCGAAGCCTACCTTGGCGAAGCGCAGGTTTAATCGTGCAATTTATTGCAAATAAATTGGCTCCAAATCCTCTACGAGGATTTGCCCCAAACTTTTTTGAAAAAGTTTGCCTCGGAGAGAAGAAATGAACGCACCCTTTGACAAACGCGTCAACAACGCCGCCACCACCCCCGCCTTTCTGTCCGTATGGGAGATTGAGGCCTACTACGGCGAAAGCTACATCGTCCAGAATGTCAGCTTTAACATCCACGAAGGCGAAATTCTGGCCCTGCTGGGCCGCAATGGTGCGGGTAAAACCTCGACCTTGCGCACCATTGCCCGGCTTGACGACCCGGCCTTGAAGCACGGTGAAATCTGGCTCGACCATAAGCCCCTTCACGAAATGAAAAGCCACCAAGCCGCAGGCGAAGGCATCGCTCTTGTCCCCGAAGACCGCCGTATCATTGCGGGGCTGACAGTCGAAGAGAACCTGCAACTCGCTCAGATTGCGCCGCCCAAAGGCTGGTCGCTCGAACGTATCTATGAACTTTTCCCGCGACTGGGCGAACGTCGCAAGCAAGAGGGCGTAACCCTGTCGGGTGGCGAACAACAAATGCTCGCCATTGCCCGCGCGCTTGCCCGCGACATCAAAGTCCTGCTGCTTGATGAACCCTACGAAGGTCTTGCACCTGTGATCGTGCAGGAAATCGCAAAAACACTGAATATCATTCGCGATCAAGGGATTACGACCGTCATCGTGGAACAGAATGCGGTTGCGGCACTCAAACTCGCTGACCGCGCTGTGATCCTGGATACCGGCACAGTCGTCTATGATGGTTCCGCCAAGGAAGTCCTGGAAGACGAGGCGCTTCGCGCCAAATATCTGGCGATCTGACGCGGCGAACCAGGCATTAACCACAACTTCAGAAAACTATGTGTGTTTACGAAATGGTAAGCACACCAAGAGACACTCCTTTCAATCGACCAGCCATGAATGCATGAAAGGAGGCTAAACATGGATGCTGTGCCATCAATCAATTCACCCAGCCAACCGACACCGGCTGCCGTTTTGCGCCCCGATCAATCTCGGGTGGTTGAAACGGGCGGCGTGCTTGCCGTGCGCCCCGACACGCCTGCCCCAACACCGTCCAGCCTTGCGCAACAAGGTGCCGTGACGAAATCCAGCTTGTCAGACAGTGACGGACAGGCTGGCCCTACAGCCTCCCGCGCGCCAGAACGTGTGCTGAAACCATACGGGGTCGCTATGCTGCCAGAGGGTCCAACCGACACCAGCGCACCAGAGGCAGACGACGCATCCTCAGTGGATGCCGCCAATGCCGCAACGTCAGAGGTTGATAACACCGAAGAAGCCTGATCGCGATTTGGCTCTGTCGTGCCTTTCCACCTTGCTTTGCTTCAACTATAAGCGGCAGGAATGGCTGCTCTAACGCAGCAAACGGGCAATGGGCAAAGACAGATGAGCAACAAGACTTCTCATGACAGCGACGTCAGTTTCATTCAGGCGTTGGCCGAACTGCTGCGGCAGAACGATCTGACCGAATTGCAGGTCAAACGCGACTACGGTGAAAACGACAGCCTCAATGTAAGGGTCAGCCGGCAAACGGCGCAGGCCCCTGTGGCGATGGCTGTTCCTGCGGCGGCCCCAGCGGCGCCAGCTCCTGCAGCCGCCGTGACGGAAGCCGCACCTGCCGCTGAACCCGTGGCAGACCCGGCATCGCATCCCGGCGCGGTGACATCGCCGATGGTCGGCACTGTCTACATGGCCGCAGAACCCGGCGCCGCCCCTTTCTCGTCCGTTGGAAAGACAGTTAAGGAAGGCGAAACGCTGCTGATCATCGAAGCCATGAAAACGATGAACCACATCCCCGCCCCCCGCGCTGGCACCGTCAAGCGCATCCTGGTTGAAGACGGCGGGCCAGTTGAATTTGGCGCACCCTTGATGATCATCGAATAGGGGCGCGGCCAATGTTCGACAAAATTCTGATCGCAAACCGTGGTGAAATCGCGCTCCGCGTCGTGCGCGCAGCACGCGAAATGGGCATTAAATCCGTGGCCGTGCATTCCACTGCCGACAGTGACGCGATGCATGTGCGCATGGCGGACGAGGCGATTTGCATCGGCCCACCTTCATCGGCGCAAAGCTACCTGTCTTTCCCGGCCATCATCTCGGCATGTGAGATCACGGGCGCGCAAGCCATCCACCCTGGCTATGGCTTCCTGTCCGAGAACGCTGCTTTTGTTCAGGTGGTTGAAGACCATGACCTGACGTTCATTGGCCCAACGGCCGAACACATCCGCATCATGGGTGACAAGATCACCGCCAAGGACACGATGAAGGCACTTGGTGTCCCATGCGTGCCCGGTTCTGATGGTGGTGTGGCATCACTTGAGGACGCTAAGAAAATCGGCGCCGAGATCGGCTACCCCGTTATCATCAAGGCGACAGCCGGAGGCGGCGGTCGCGGTATGAAAGTTGCAGAAACACCCGCCGATATGGAAAAGGCTTACCTTGGCGCCCGCCAAGAAGGCAAAGCCGCCTTTGGCAATGACGAAGTCTACATCGAAAAATACCTGACCACGCCGCGCCATATCGAAATTCAGGTCTTTGGCGATGGTAAGGGCAACGCTGTGCATCTGGGTGAACGTGATTGCTCGCTCCAGCGCCGCCACCAGAAGGTGTTTGAAGAGGCGCCCGGCCCCGCGATCACCCCCGAATTGCGCGCCCGCATTGGCAAGGTTTGCGCGGACGCAGTGGCCAAGATCAATTACATCGGCGCTGGCACCATTGAATTCCTGTTCGAGAATGATGAATTCTATTTCATCGAAATGAACACCCGTCTTCAGGTCGAACACCCTGTCACCGAAAACATCTTTAACGTTGACCTCGTGCGCGAACAGATCCGCGTCGCATCGGGCCTCCCGATGTCCTTCAGCCAAGACGATCTGCACATCGACGGCCACAGCATCGAGGTGCGGATTAACGCGGAAAAGCTGCCGGACTTCCGCCCTTGCCCGGGTCGGATCACACAGTACCACGCACCCGGCGGCCTCGGGGTCCGCATGGACAGCGCTCTGTATGACGGTTATTCGATTCCGCCCTACTACGACAGCCTGATTGGCAAGCTCATCGTCAAAGGCCGGGACCGGCCAGAGGCTTTGGCCCGCCTTGCCCGCGCATTGGGAGAATTGATCGTCGACGGCGTCGATACCACAATCCCGCTTTTCCACGCTCTCCTGCAGGAAGAGGCCGTGCAGACCGGTGACTACAATATCCATTGGCTGGAACACTGGCTCGACCAGAACCTTTAGCTATGCGTGACGATCCCCCCCTCTCGCCAGAGCTATTGTTGCAGGCGTACCGGGTGGGCGTCTTTCCAATGTCGGAATCGCGCGACAACCCGGATGTCTTCTGGGTTGACCCGCGCCAGCGTGGCATCCTGCCTTTGCCGGGGTTCCACATCTCGCGCAGCCTGCGTAAGACACTGAACTCACATCGTTTTTCCGTCACGCTAAACGCGGATTTCCGTGGCGTTTTGCAAGGATGCGCTGCCCGACCTGAAACGTGGATCAATGACACCATCTTTGATCTTTATATGTCGCTGCATATGCGCGGCAACGCCCATGCGGCTGAGGTCTGGCAGGATGGCACGCTGGTCGGTGGGGTCTATGGTGTTGCCATCGGCGGCGCATTCTTTGGCGAAAGCATGTTCTCCACAGCGACCGATGCCTCAAAAACCGCGCTGGCCGCGTTGACCCACCACTTGCACGGGCGTGGCTTTACACTTTTTGATACACAATTCATGACACCGCACTTACGCAGCCTCGGCGCGCTCGAAATTCCACGCGCGCGCTATCACGCGCTGCTGGATATTGCACTGGATCTGAATGTCGAGATCGGGCCACCCGGCCCTTTGCCGGTGCCTTAGGTGGAACAGCGCAGCACCCAAACGTCATAGCGTGGGTGGTCCATGGCATTCAACGCTGGTGACGATGCAATCATCCAACCGTCAAATGCGGGCGTGGTCTCGTTTCGGTAAGTCACAGTCAGCGCAGCATAAGCATCGCCCGACGGATTGCGCGCTGGATAGCGACAATCGTTCATGCGGATCAGCAACAGGCCAACCTGTTGCGGCACTCCGTTTTGCAGGCTTACATCAGTGGTGACACCGTTCAGCTTATCCAGAACCCGGATTTCCCCGCCACTGGCAGAGGCTGCGTTCTGCGCCGCAACTGGACCTGCAAGCGCCAACCCTAACAAGATCGCAACGCACGCGCGCATTATTCAGGTGTCCATGCCTCGTAGTCCCGACGCGGCGCCGGTGTTGCACGCCGGATCGACCCTTCGGGCGCATATGCCAGTGCCGTACCGGTCAGATTTTCCTGATGCGGCTGTTCCCAATCCTTGCGAACCAGCGGTTTGTCGGTCGGCGGCTCATCCCATGTACGGTGCAACCAGCCATGCCAGTCCGGGGACACCTTGCTCGCCTCTGCCTCACCATTGAAAATCACCCAACGGCGGCTGTCATCGGCATTGCGATAAAACACGTTGCCCTGTGCGTCTTCACCCACGCGCTGGCCCTTGCGCCACGTCCACAATTGCGTGCCGTAGGTCTGCCCGTCCCACCAGGTAAAGATGCGTTTGATGCCAGAAAAAAGGCCCATGGTAGCTCTCCGATCGTTGCCGCTTTGATGCCCGATCACGCCTGAAAGGTCCAGAGCAAGAAAAAGCCCGGCGCGAATTCGCCCGGGCTTGTCCGACGTCGGTTGTGTGCAACCTAACGCTTGCGCTTGATCCGGCGCATCGCAGCAAATCCTGCGACCCCAAACCCAAACAAAAAGCCGCTGGCCGGCAGAGGGATCGACGCAACATTATCCCCAAATCCGCCCGGCTGCGGATTGTCTTGCCCGGTGCTCGGTGTGGACGATGTCAGAACGCGTACCCAGTCCCCCGTTCCGCCACGGTTGTTGAGGTCCACAACCAAACGGTTGCCCGCGACACCAACAGTATCACCACGACCGGTTTCAATCCCGCTTAGCTGACCGTAACCTGCGCCGCCATACCGTGGATTAAACTTGTTGAGGCCACCAGAGTGATAGATGAGACCCAGAATGTCGCCCTCAAACTCCAACCCGGCTGTCGCACGGTTGAACCCGCTGGATAGGGAATTCAGGAACACCATGTAAACGTTCACTTCGGTCCCTTTTGGGATCGGGACGCCAACGACGTAGTTGACGACCTGCGTCACCGGCAAGACGAAGTTTTCGACTTCAGTGAAATACTGGATGCCATCGGCCTTCAGCGCGTCATCAGCTGCGTCTGTCACGCCGGACAATTCAGTGGCCGAACCACTGAAAACAGACACTGTCGCGGCAGACGCCATTTGACCAGCGCAGGCCACGGTCAGCATCGCCAAAATATTCTTGAGGTACATTGTCAATTCACTCGTCTTCGTCCCAACGCCGTTATTCCTGAAAATCCCAATAAAGGCAAACGATTGGTGGGAATTTGGCGAAAATACAGCCATCCTCGCAACCAAAAGAAGTTAATGTTTCAATGCAGCATTCATTGTTGCGGCAATTGCATCAATCAGCCCTCTTCACGGGACACGGGCGGTCACTTCAATTTCAATTTTCATCTCGGGATTTTGCAAGGATGCCGAAATCATCGTTGCTGCGGGGCGTGCCTTGGCAAAGGCTGTCGAAACAACCGGCCAGCATGCAGGCCAATCGGCCGCATTTGGCAGAATATAGTTGACGCGCACAACGTGATCCAAACCGCTGCCCGCCTCCTGCAATGCCGCGGCAATCGTAGCGATGGCATTGCGGCACTGGTCCGTAACATCGGGCGGCATCGCCATCGAGGAATAGTTGTAACCTGTTGTTCCCGCTACAAAAACCCAGCCATCGGTTACAACTGCCCGGCTGTAGCCAATCTGCTCTTCAAAGGGTGAACCGGTAGAGATATGGCGGACCATCAACCTGCATCCTGATAAAATGTGATCTTGTTCCCGAACGGATCTGTCAGTGTCAAATCGCGTTCGCCCCAATCCTGAGTCTGCGGCGCGCCGGGGTTCAGATAAGGATATGGTCGGTTGGCCAGCTCTGCCGTAAGCGCGTCAATATCCTTAACTTTGCACCTGACCCGCGTCCCCGGTGTGGTGTCGCCATGGTGCTCGCTTAGGTGAAGCTCTGCACCATCGCGGATGACCCCAAGGTAAAGCGGCATTTCAGGCCCGAATCGATGGGTGAACAGAACCTCAAAGCCAAGCCATTCGACATAGAAAGCACGCGCCTTGGCTTCATCAAAGATGCGCAGAATTGGTGTAAAGGGTCCGACATGTGCCGCCCCTTTACCCATCTCAGGCGCTCGCGGTTTCTTTCTTCTTCTTGTCGTCGTGGATCATCAGCGGGGCAGCATCTGAATTGACCGCCTCTTCGTTCACCACAACCTCGGCCACGGTGTCCTGACCTGGCAGATCGAACATTGTGTCCAACAAGATGTCTTCCATGATCGACCGCAATCCTCGCGCGCCTGTCTTACGCTCAATCGCGCGCTTGGCAATCGCTTGCAGTGCGTCCTCAGTGAATGTCAGCTTGGTGTCTTCCAGCTCGAACAACCGCTGATACTGCTTGACCAAGGCATTCTTGGGCGCGGTCAAAATGGTGATCAACGCGTCCTCGTCCAGGTCCTGCAAGGTCGCAATCACCGGCAGACGCCCGACAAATTCTGGGATCAGGCCATATTTCAACAAATCTTCCGGCTCGAGATCCATAAAGACTTCGCCCACACCGCGGTCATCCACATCCTTGACGTCTGCACCAAAACCCATGGCAGAGCCTTTGCCACGCTGCGCGATAATCTTGTCGAGTCCCGCAAAAGCACCACCACAGATGAACAGAATGTTCGTGGTATCCACTTGCAGGAATTCCTGTTGCGGATGCTTGCGCCCGCCCTGGGGCGGAACAGAGGCAACCGTGCCTTCCATGATCTTCAGCAAGGCTTGCTGCACACCCTCGCCCGACACATCACGAGTGATCGAAGGATTGTCAGACTTGCGCGTGATCTTGTCGACCTCGTCGATATAGACGATGCCACGCTGTGCGCGTTCGACGTTGTATTCGCTGGCCTGCAGCAGTTTCAGGATGATATTTTCAACATCCTCGCCCACATAACCGGCTTCGGTCAGCGTGGTCGCATCGGCCATGGTGAAAGGCACATCCAGAATGCGAGCCAATGTCTGGGCCAGCAAAGTCTTGCCGCAGCCCGTTGGACCAATCAGCATGATGTTGGATTTCGCCAGTTCGATGTCGGATTTATCCGCGTGGTTCAGACGTTTGTAGTGATTGTGTACCGCCACAGACAGCACGCGCTTGGCATGCATCTGGCCAATCACATAATCGTCCAGAACGCCACAAATCTCTGTTGGTGTCGGCACACCTTCACCGGCTTTCAGCCCGGCTGTTTTTGTCTCTTCGCGAATGATGTCCATGCACAGCTCAACACATTCATCACAGATGAACACCGTTGGCCCCGCAATCAGCTTGCGAACCTCGTGCTGGCTCTTGCCGCAAAAGCTGCAATAGAGCGTATTTTTGCTGTCGTTCCCGGATGTCGTCGCCATCATTCGGTCCTTTGGCATGGGCCCATTGGACCCGGAAAAATCTTTGCGCGCTGGCCTTTATCCAAAGACTAGGCCAGCGCGCGCATGTCCACAACGCCAAAATGGCGCACGTCAGGTCATCGTGACCTAGTCTTCCAACTTCTCGCGGTTGGCGACGATTTCGTCGATCAAACCCCAGTCCTTGGCCTCTTCGGGGCTCATGAAATTGTCACGTTCCAGCGCCGCCTCAACCTTTTTCAATGTCTGGCCGGTGTGCTGGACATAGATCTGGTTCAACCGGTCTTTCAGCTTTTGGGTTTCCTGGGCATGGATCATGATATCCGTCGCCTGCCCTTGATACCCGCCGCTGGGCTGGTGAACCATCACGCGGCTGTTTGGCAATGAAAACCGCATGCCCGCCTCACCTGCCGTCAGCAGCAGCGATCCCATGGACGCCGCCTGCCCGATCACCAATGTGCTAACCTTGGGGCGGATATATTGCATCGTATCGTAAATGCTCAGGCCTGATGTCACCACGCCGCCGGGGCTGTTGATGTACATGCTGATTTCTTTCTTGGGATTCTCAGCTTCAAGGTGCAGCAACTGGGCGACAACCAGCTGGCTCATCCCGTCATGCACGGGACCGTTGAGGAAGATAATCCGCTCTTTCAGCAGGCGGCTGAAAATATCATAGGCGCGTTCGCCGCGTGCGGTCTGTTCGACCACCATCGGCACAAGGTTCATGTAGGTCTCAACAGGATCGTGCATCAGGGCTCGCCTCAATTTCGGGGACAATTTTGTCCATACTCTCATTTTCCTGACAGAGTCTTATTCACACCCGTCAGGGGCTTCAAGGGCAGCACCGCGCGTTGCCTTGCGAAACGGTAAACCGTTGACAGAACGATGGCCCGATGCTTTACGTAAGCCATGACTTACGAAGATGCAATAACCGCACTGGCCGATCCCACCCGCCGCGCGATTGTGGAACGCCTGCGTGCCGGACCCTGCCACGTTGGAACCGTGGCAGAGGGCCTGCCGGTATCCCGCCCGGCGGTCAGCCAACACCTGCGCGTGTTATCTGATGCGGGTTTGGTGACGGTCACGCCTCAAGGCAACCGTCGGCTTTACAGCCTTGCCCCCACTGGCATCGACAGCCTGCGCACCTATCTTGATAGCCTCTGGGACGATGCGCTTGCCGCGTTCCAGCGCGAGGCCGAAGCCCTCGCCCGCCGCAATGCCCAACAGAAAGAGCCTCGCAAATGACCGATCTGCCCGATGTGCTGACCCGCAAGACCATTGATGTCCCACTGACCGTGGCAGAGGCGTTTGCGCTATTTACCAACGGCCTTGCCACATGGTGGCCCAAAGCGGGCCCGCAGCTGCGGCTTGATCCACGTAAGGGTGGCAAGATCACCGAAGTAGACAAAGATGGGAAGCCCATCACTCGCGGGACAATCATAGCCTTCGATCCCCACGGCTACCTCGCCTTTTCCTGGCACCCGGCGGAATTTCCTCAGGCCGCGACCATCGTG
This window contains:
- a CDS encoding substrate-binding protein produces the protein MSKSNFSRRGVLKTGAVTAGGLMLPTYLRADAHSGFTNAPTGDTVKIGFNVPQTGPYAEEGLDELRAQELAVEHLNGMGDGGMLNTFSEKNLDGTGILGKKVEFVTGDTQTKSDVARASAQSMIQKDGVIMVNGGSSSGVAIAVQGLCQEAGIIFMAGLTHSNDTTGKDKKANGFRHFFNGYMSGAALGPVLENEYGNERRAYHLTADYTWGWTQQESMQASTEAIGWETVQNVLTPVGAGDFASYLTPVINSGADTLVLNHYGGDMVNSLTQAVTQFGLKDKQVNGKDFKIIVPLYSELMAAGAGSNIEGVFGSMNWNWQLQDAGTAAFVKSFGEKYGFPPSGSAHTCYVQTLLYADAVTRAGTFNPCGVVEALEDFDFDGMGNGPTTYRGADHQCFKDVLVMKGTENPTNQYDTLEIVEVTPRAQVEYDPDHPMFAGGDLGECNPGA
- a CDS encoding branched-chain amino acid ABC transporter permease → MDALILQLLNGMDKGAAYALIALGLTLIFGTLGVVNFAHGALFMIGAFCAVTMQRILSLSSTIVDETQKDFLGNPLKVEVPYVQSWFGEATGAAIQDWAVPISILLVIPVMLLVAWVMERGLIKHFYKRPHADQILVTFGLAIVIGEIIKAFYGANPIQTPSPAALTGSVDLGVAIGFEPNTIIYSVWRIVYFFFAALIIAGVFAFLQFTTFGMVVRAGMADRETVGMLGIDIDKRFTVMFGIAACVAGLAGMMYAPILSPHYNLGMDFLVLSFVVVVVGGMGSLPGAVLAGFVLGIVQSLSSMNEVKAIIPGIDQIIIYLVAIIILLTRPRGLMGRKGVMEE
- a CDS encoding branched-chain amino acid ABC transporter permease yields the protein MLGLNSRDFRLFLIVCALCLFAPILLNPFPVASSLGESFNAGYPALMQRFVIFGLLVIGFNILFGLTGYLSFGHAAFLGVGSFAAVWMFKLLSYNVVPAIILSVIVAGLFSVVIGYVALRRSGIYFSILTLAFAQMMYSIAFSDLVGKLFGTIITNGETGLQVYNDDPQILMSEGSPTVPHLFGLEMNAAFTWEVGGWEFVFQNGYYLSAIFMILGFYLSIRIFRSPFGMMLRAIKSNQTRMSYTGLDTKPYMLAAFVISGMYAGLAGGLLAAMDPLTGAERMFWTASGEIVVMAILGGVGTLVGPVLGAGVIKYLENIVSKINDTILHNWFAFMPDWLDNLLVTIIHPFIGKGWHLTLGVLFMAVVIFLPGGLMQLGEKIAALFGRKKKSDDAKSGATKPAE
- a CDS encoding ABC transporter ATP-binding protein, which gives rise to MGILEVKGINKRFGGLQALGDVNLSVTENTVHAIIGPNGAGKSTLLNVLVGKLIPDSGSVMFDGQSVLGRKPHEINQMGISRVFQTPEIFADLSVFENVMIPCFAKRDGAFRMHAIESTHHEKDIAEQAMAILEDVNMADKRDMIASSMSRGDKRRLEMAMCLVQDPRLLLLDEPTAGMARADTENTIQLLKDIRTKRGITMAIIEHDMNVVFSLAERITVLAQGTPLVEDVPEKIKGHPKVREAYLGEAQV
- a CDS encoding ABC transporter ATP-binding protein, which encodes MNAPFDKRVNNAATTPAFLSVWEIEAYYGESYIVQNVSFNIHEGEILALLGRNGAGKTSTLRTIARLDDPALKHGEIWLDHKPLHEMKSHQAAGEGIALVPEDRRIIAGLTVEENLQLAQIAPPKGWSLERIYELFPRLGERRKQEGVTLSGGEQQMLAIARALARDIKVLLLDEPYEGLAPVIVQEIAKTLNIIRDQGITTVIVEQNAVAALKLADRAVILDTGTVVYDGSAKEVLEDEALRAKYLAI
- the accB gene encoding acetyl-CoA carboxylase biotin carboxyl carrier protein, giving the protein MSNKTSHDSDVSFIQALAELLRQNDLTELQVKRDYGENDSLNVRVSRQTAQAPVAMAVPAAAPAAPAPAAAVTEAAPAAEPVADPASHPGAVTSPMVGTVYMAAEPGAAPFSSVGKTVKEGETLLIIEAMKTMNHIPAPRAGTVKRILVEDGGPVEFGAPLMIIE